From a single Pseudomonas triticicola genomic region:
- a CDS encoding 5'-nucleotidase: MANNIDDKLVLAISSRALFDLSESHKVYLSSGVEAYRQYQIEHEDEILAPGDAFPLVEKLLSLNSRLGRARVEVILVSRNSADTGLRVFNSIHHYGLAISRAAFVGGRSPYPYLKAFGCDLFLSTHAEDVRAALDAGFAAATILSGGASRAASDELRIAFDGDAVIFSDESERVYQSGGLEAFQAKERESAREPLRGGPFKGFLAALNLLQREFPDDDCPIRTALVTARSAPAHERVIRTLREWDIRLDESLFLGGLTKSAFLEAFAADVFFDDQTGHCELAREVVATGHVPHGISNEPSI; the protein is encoded by the coding sequence ATGGCCAATAACATCGATGACAAACTGGTACTGGCGATTTCCTCGCGCGCCTTGTTCGACCTGAGCGAAAGCCACAAGGTCTACCTGTCGAGCGGCGTCGAAGCCTATCGGCAATATCAGATCGAGCACGAAGACGAAATCCTCGCGCCGGGCGATGCGTTCCCGCTGGTGGAAAAACTCTTGAGCCTGAACAGTCGGCTCGGCCGCGCGCGGGTCGAGGTGATTCTGGTTTCCCGCAACAGCGCCGACACCGGTCTGCGGGTGTTCAATTCGATTCATCATTACGGCCTGGCGATTTCTCGTGCGGCGTTCGTCGGCGGGCGGAGTCCGTATCCGTATCTGAAAGCGTTTGGCTGCGACCTGTTTCTCTCGACCCACGCCGAAGACGTGCGTGCGGCGCTGGACGCCGGGTTCGCCGCCGCGACGATTCTCTCCGGTGGCGCCAGCCGCGCGGCCAGCGATGAATTACGTATTGCCTTCGACGGTGACGCGGTGATTTTTTCCGACGAGTCCGAGCGCGTCTATCAGTCCGGCGGCCTGGAAGCGTTTCAGGCCAAGGAACGCGAGTCGGCACGCGAGCCGTTACGCGGAGGTCCGTTCAAGGGCTTTCTGGCAGCGCTCAATCTGTTGCAGCGCGAGTTTCCCGATGACGATTGCCCGATCCGCACGGCGCTGGTGACCGCGCGTTCGGCGCCGGCCCATGAGCGGGTGATTCGCACCTTGCGGGAATGGGATATTCGTCTCGATGAGTCGCTGTTTCTCGGTGGCCTGACCAAATCGGCGTTCCTCGAAGCCTTCGCCGCCGACGTGTTCTTCGATGACCAGACCGGCCATTGCGAACTGGCTCGCGAAGTGGTCGCCACCGGCCATGTGCCCCATGGCATCAGCAACGAACCGTCGATCTAG
- a CDS encoding elongation factor P has translation MKTGKELKPGTVIRIDNDPWLVQKAEFTKSGRNSAIMKTKLKNLLTGYKTETVYGADDKLDDVILDRKEATLSFISGDTYTFMDTTDYTMYELNAEDIESVLPFVEEGMTDVCEAVFFEERLVSVELPTTIVRQVDYTEGSARGDTSGKVMKPAKLKNGTELSVADFIEIGDMIEIDTREGGSYKGRAK, from the coding sequence ATGAAAACTGGTAAAGAACTCAAACCCGGTACCGTGATCCGTATCGACAACGATCCTTGGCTGGTTCAGAAAGCTGAATTCACCAAGTCGGGCCGTAACAGCGCGATCATGAAGACCAAGCTGAAGAACCTGCTGACCGGTTACAAGACCGAAACCGTTTACGGTGCGGACGACAAACTGGACGACGTGATCCTGGATCGTAAAGAAGCCACCCTGTCGTTCATCAGCGGTGACACCTACACGTTCATGGACACCACTGACTACACCATGTACGAGCTGAACGCCGAAGACATCGAAAGCGTTCTGCCTTTCGTTGAAGAAGGCATGACCGACGTTTGCGAAGCCGTGTTCTTCGAAGAGCGTCTGGTTTCCGTAGAACTGCCGACCACCATCGTGCGTCAGGTTGACTACACCGAAGGCTCCGCTCGCGGTGACACTTCCGGCAAGGTGATGAAGCCTGCCAAACTGAAGAACGGTACCGAGCTGTCGGTTGCCGACTTCATCGAAATCGGCGACATGATCGAGATCGATACCCGCGAAGGCGGTTCCTACAAAGGCCGTGCGAAATAA
- a CDS encoding universal stress protein translates to MIRSMLYATDLGLYAPFVMQHALALARTFNADLYVVHAVEPMGLFAESVLQSYLDEQALNEFHSQGLKTVIANIEQRVLDSFREELGDDGEQDLQRIRAVRVLQGDPSQVILDQVHKLSVDLLIVGSHSHGVGAETPLGRTAARVLQLAKVPVYLVPLMERRRREDR, encoded by the coding sequence ATGATTCGCTCAATGCTGTATGCCACCGACCTCGGTCTGTACGCACCGTTCGTGATGCAGCATGCCCTGGCCTTGGCGCGCACCTTCAATGCCGATCTGTATGTAGTACACGCGGTGGAACCCATGGGCCTGTTTGCCGAGTCGGTGCTGCAAAGCTATCTCGACGAACAGGCATTGAACGAATTCCATAGTCAGGGTCTGAAAACAGTCATCGCCAATATCGAACAACGGGTGCTCGACAGCTTTCGTGAAGAACTGGGGGACGACGGCGAACAGGATCTGCAGCGCATTCGCGCGGTGCGCGTGCTGCAGGGCGACCCGTCGCAGGTGATTCTCGACCAGGTGCACAAGCTCTCGGTCGATCTGCTGATCGTCGGCAGTCACAGCCATGGTGTCGGTGCGGAAACACCGTTGGGGCGCACGGCGGCGCGGGTCCTGCAATTGGCCAAGGTGCCGGTCTATCTGGTGCCGCTGATGGAACGCCGGCGGCGTGAGGATCGCTGA
- a CDS encoding L,D-transpeptidase family protein, whose protein sequence is MLPRFPAVTRCLSLAALCVAGPVAALELPLPPPGEDIVGQVQVIKAKYEDTFADLGTTYDLGYSEMVAANPGIDAWLPGAGTEIVLPTRFILPPGPREGIVINLAEYRLYYYPKGRDVVYTFPLGIGREGWGSPIAHTSIIAKTPNPTWTPPASIKAEHAADGDPLPNVVPAGPDNPLGPFKFTLGTPGYLIHGSNKKFGIGMRTSHGCFRMFNNNVLEMAGMVPVGTSVRIINDPYKFGRSGGKVYLEAHTPLDDKGNPSVVDKHTAVINAMLKREDITSNLRMNWDVVRDVVAAEDGLPVEIAVPNNSAPMVSSAPIDLQQ, encoded by the coding sequence ATGTTGCCGCGCTTTCCTGCCGTCACCCGCTGCCTGTCACTTGCCGCCCTGTGTGTGGCCGGTCCCGTTGCTGCATTGGAGCTTCCCCTGCCACCACCCGGCGAGGACATCGTCGGCCAGGTGCAGGTGATCAAAGCCAAGTACGAAGACACCTTCGCCGACCTGGGCACCACCTACGATCTGGGCTATTCGGAAATGGTTGCGGCCAACCCGGGCATCGATGCCTGGCTGCCGGGCGCCGGTACCGAGATCGTCCTGCCGACGCGCTTCATCCTGCCGCCGGGCCCGCGTGAAGGCATCGTCATCAACCTCGCCGAATACCGTCTCTATTACTACCCGAAAGGCCGCGACGTGGTGTACACCTTCCCGCTGGGTATCGGCCGCGAAGGCTGGGGCTCGCCGATCGCGCACACCTCGATCATCGCCAAGACACCGAACCCGACGTGGACGCCTCCGGCTTCGATCAAGGCCGAACACGCTGCTGACGGTGATCCGCTGCCGAATGTGGTGCCGGCCGGTCCTGATAACCCGCTGGGGCCGTTCAAGTTCACCCTCGGCACGCCGGGCTACCTGATCCACGGTTCGAACAAGAAGTTCGGCATCGGCATGCGCACCAGCCACGGCTGCTTCCGCATGTTCAACAACAACGTGCTGGAAATGGCCGGCATGGTCCCGGTCGGCACCTCGGTGCGCATCATCAACGACCCGTACAAGTTCGGTCGCAGTGGCGGCAAGGTCTATCTGGAAGCGCACACGCCGCTCGACGACAAGGGCAACCCGTCGGTAGTCGACAAGCACACCGCGGTAATCAACGCGATGCTCAAGCGTGAAGACATCACCAGCAATTTGCGCATGAACTGGGATGTGGTGCGTGATGTGGTCGCCGCCGAAGACGGCCTGCCGGTGGAGATCGCCGTGCCGAATAACTCGGCGCCAATGGTCAGCAGTGCACCGATCGATCTGCAGCAATAA
- a CDS encoding organic hydroperoxide resistance protein, giving the protein MQTLYTAIATSTGGRDGRAISSDNVLDVKLATPKELGGAGGAATNPEQLFAAGYSACFIGALKFVASQTKRKIPDDASITAHVGIGQIPGGFGLDIDLHISLPGLEQADAQSLVDAAHQVCPYSNATRGNVDVRLHVTV; this is encoded by the coding sequence ATGCAAACTCTCTACACCGCAATCGCAACTTCCACTGGCGGCCGTGACGGTCGTGCGATCTCCAGCGACAACGTACTCGACGTCAAACTGGCCACCCCGAAAGAACTCGGCGGTGCTGGCGGTGCGGCGACCAACCCTGAGCAACTGTTCGCTGCCGGTTACTCGGCCTGCTTCATCGGCGCACTGAAATTCGTCGCCAGCCAGACCAAGCGCAAGATTCCTGACGACGCGTCAATCACCGCCCATGTCGGCATCGGCCAGATCCCTGGCGGTTTCGGTCTGGACATCGATTTGCACATCAGCCTGCCGGGTCTGGAACAAGCCGACGCGCAGTCGCTGGTCGACGCCGCTCACCAGGTCTGCCCGTACTCCAACGCCACCCGTGGCAACGTCGATGTCCGTCTGCACGTGACTGTGTAA
- the cysB gene encoding HTH-type transcriptional regulator CysB, with protein MKLQQLRYIWEVAHHDLNVSATAQSLYTSQPGISKQIRLLEDELGVEVFARSGKHLTRVTPAGERIITTAGEILRKVESIKQIAQEFSNEKKGTLSIATTHTQARYALPPVISNFIKQYPDVALHMHQGSPMQIAEMAADGTVDFAIATEALELFGDLVMMPCYRWNRCVVVPQGHPLTKLPKLTLEALAEYPIVTYVFGFTGRSKLDEAFSHRGLTPKVVFTAADADVIKTYVRLGLGVGIVAKMAVDTKLDNDLVVLDASELFESSITKIGFRRGTFLRGFMCDFIEKFAPHLTREVMAKAIQCHNKQELEELFDGVELPVH; from the coding sequence ATGAAGCTTCAACAACTGCGCTACATCTGGGAAGTGGCGCACCACGACCTCAACGTTTCCGCTACCGCTCAAAGCCTGTACACCTCGCAACCGGGCATCAGTAAGCAGATCCGCCTGCTGGAAGACGAGCTGGGCGTCGAAGTCTTCGCCCGCAGCGGCAAGCACCTGACCCGCGTCACCCCGGCCGGCGAGCGCATCATCACCACCGCCGGTGAAATCCTGCGCAAGGTTGAAAGCATCAAGCAGATTGCTCAGGAATTCTCCAACGAGAAAAAGGGCACCCTGTCGATCGCCACCACTCACACCCAGGCGCGTTATGCGCTGCCGCCGGTGATCAGCAATTTCATCAAGCAATACCCGGACGTGGCCCTGCACATGCATCAGGGTTCGCCGATGCAGATCGCCGAAATGGCCGCGGACGGCACCGTCGACTTCGCCATTGCCACTGAGGCGCTGGAGTTGTTCGGTGATCTGGTGATGATGCCGTGCTACCGCTGGAACCGTTGCGTAGTCGTGCCGCAGGGTCACCCGCTGACCAAACTGCCGAAGCTGACCCTCGAAGCACTGGCCGAATACCCGATCGTCACTTACGTGTTCGGTTTCACCGGCCGCTCCAAGCTCGACGAAGCCTTCAGCCATCGTGGCCTGACGCCGAAAGTGGTGTTCACCGCTGCTGACGCCGACGTGATCAAAACCTACGTGCGCCTGGGCCTGGGCGTGGGCATCGTCGCGAAAATGGCCGTCGATACCAAACTCGACAACGACCTGGTAGTGCTGGATGCCAGCGAGCTGTTCGAGTCGAGCATCACCAAGATCGGATTCCGTCGTGGCACTTTCCTGCGTGGCTTCATGTGCGACTTCATCGAGAAGTTCGCCCCGCACCTGACCCGCGAAGTCATGGCCAAGGCCATTCAGTGCCACAACAAGCAAGAGCTCGAAGAGCTGTTCGACGGCGTCGAACTGCCCGTTCACTAA
- a CDS encoding alpha/beta hydrolase, translating to MNTFSKVLTGTLLALSVHSAFAGDVEQNTQAFLDALNSGSGKPIEQLSPKDARAVLVGAQSGVKLTLPKADVSEKTVQVDGQPLSLTIVRPAGVKGELPVFMFFHGGGWVLGDFPTHERLVRDLVVGSGAAAVFVNYTPSPEAHYPVAINQAYAATKWVAEHGKEINVDGKRLAVAGNSVGGNMAAVVALMAKDKGTPAIKFQVLLWPVTDANFDTGSYNQYAEGHFLTRNMMKWFWDNYTTDAKQRNEIYASPLRATTAQLKGLPPALVQTASADVLRDEGEAYARKLDEAGVAVTSVRYNGMIHDYGLLNVVSQVPAVRSAMLQASEELKQHLK from the coding sequence ATGAACACTTTCAGCAAAGTCTTGACCGGTACCCTTCTCGCCCTCTCGGTACACAGCGCTTTCGCCGGTGATGTCGAACAGAACACCCAGGCATTCCTCGATGCGCTGAATTCAGGCAGCGGCAAGCCGATCGAGCAGCTGTCGCCCAAGGATGCCCGCGCCGTGCTGGTCGGCGCGCAGTCCGGGGTCAAACTGACGCTACCCAAAGCCGATGTCAGCGAGAAAACGGTGCAGGTCGATGGTCAACCGCTGAGCCTGACCATTGTCCGGCCGGCTGGGGTCAAGGGTGAGCTGCCGGTGTTCATGTTCTTCCACGGCGGCGGCTGGGTGCTGGGGGACTTCCCGACTCACGAACGTCTGGTGCGCGATCTGGTGGTCGGTTCGGGGGCGGCGGCGGTGTTCGTCAATTACACCCCTTCGCCGGAAGCGCATTACCCGGTGGCGATCAACCAGGCCTACGCTGCGACCAAATGGGTGGCGGAACACGGTAAAGAGATCAATGTCGACGGCAAGCGCCTGGCCGTGGCCGGCAACAGCGTCGGCGGCAACATGGCCGCAGTGGTTGCGCTGATGGCCAAGGACAAGGGCACCCCGGCGATCAAATTCCAGGTGCTGCTGTGGCCGGTGACCGATGCCAACTTCGACACCGGTTCGTACAATCAGTACGCCGAAGGGCACTTCCTCACCCGCAACATGATGAAGTGGTTCTGGGACAACTACACCACCGACGCCAAACAACGCAACGAGATCTACGCTTCACCGCTGCGCGCTACTACCGCACAGCTCAAAGGCCTGCCGCCAGCACTGGTGCAGACGGCCAGCGCCGACGTGCTGCGTGATGAAGGCGAAGCTTACGCACGCAAACTCGATGAGGCCGGGGTTGCGGTAACATCGGTGCGCTACAACGGCATGATCCACGATTACGGTTTGCTCAACGTGGTCAGCCAGGTACCGGCGGTGCGTTCGGCGATGTTGCAGGCGTCTGAAGAACTGAAGCAACACTTGAAGTAA
- a CDS encoding PilZ domain-containing protein: MGRFIPHPDEVPVELTLLKPECISRQQLHTISLGGIACNYHRAWRHGTALQVRMPTLNADFCYPGYVAWCLRRKKGYLVGIAFTDEQTLFSARMGEQVCQIERYSRMQDSHDDLQDSQALALQWVEEHAEEFSHDNLRKAFAQPALD, from the coding sequence ATGGGACGTTTCATTCCTCATCCGGACGAAGTGCCGGTTGAATTGACGTTACTCAAGCCTGAATGCATTTCCAGACAACAGCTGCACACTATCAGCCTCGGCGGCATCGCTTGCAATTACCACCGCGCCTGGCGCCACGGCACTGCGCTGCAAGTACGCATGCCGACGCTGAATGCCGACTTCTGTTATCCGGGCTACGTGGCCTGGTGTCTGCGCCGCAAAAAAGGCTATCTGGTGGGCATTGCCTTCACTGACGAACAGACCCTGTTCAGCGCGCGAATGGGTGAGCAGGTGTGTCAGATCGAACGCTATTCGCGCATGCAGGACAGCCACGACGATCTGCAGGATAGTCAGGCGCTGGCCCTGCAATGGGTCGAGGAGCACGCCGAAGAGTTCTCCCACGACAACCTGCGCAAGGCTTTTGCGCAGCCAGCGCTGGACTAA
- a CDS encoding putative 2-dehydropantoate 2-reductase codes for MSETVSKPVVGIIGTGAIGGFYGVMLARAGFDVHFLLRSEFSAVAERGLQINSAVHGPLTLNPANAYSAAEDMPPCDWLLVGTKTTSNAGLAPAIIQAAKPDAKVLLLQNGLDVEDSLRPLLPESLHLLGGLCLICVHREGPGQITHQALGAVNVGYHSGSAIDEVARMAIVEEGAGLFRAAGIDSQAMANLHQARWQKLVWNIPYNGLSVLLGAGTEALMADADSRVSIQALMAEVVLGAKACGYEIPPGYAEYLFTMTEKMPDYWPSMYHDFAHKRPLELEAIYARPLAATKAAGCELPRIEALYRHLGFIDRRNT; via the coding sequence ATGAGCGAGACAGTCAGCAAACCGGTGGTGGGGATTATCGGTACCGGTGCGATCGGTGGTTTTTACGGGGTGATGCTGGCGCGTGCCGGTTTCGATGTGCATTTCTTGTTGCGCAGCGAATTTTCCGCAGTGGCTGAGCGCGGTTTGCAGATCAACAGTGCAGTGCATGGGCCGTTGACGCTGAATCCGGCGAATGCCTATTCCGCTGCCGAAGACATGCCGCCCTGTGACTGGCTGCTGGTCGGCACCAAGACCACCAGTAATGCCGGTCTGGCCCCGGCGATCATTCAAGCCGCTAAACCCGATGCAAAAGTGCTGTTGCTGCAGAACGGTCTGGATGTCGAAGACAGCCTGCGACCACTGTTGCCGGAATCGCTGCATCTGCTCGGTGGTCTGTGCCTGATCTGCGTGCACCGCGAGGGGCCGGGGCAGATTACCCATCAGGCCCTTGGCGCGGTGAATGTCGGTTATCACAGCGGCTCTGCCATCGATGAAGTGGCGCGCATGGCAATTGTCGAGGAGGGCGCCGGGCTGTTCCGTGCCGCCGGCATCGACTCTCAAGCGATGGCCAACCTGCATCAGGCGCGCTGGCAGAAGCTGGTGTGGAATATCCCCTACAACGGCCTTTCGGTGTTGCTCGGCGCGGGAACCGAAGCGCTGATGGCTGATGCTGACAGCCGCGTGTCGATTCAGGCGTTGATGGCGGAAGTGGTGCTTGGCGCCAAGGCCTGTGGATACGAGATCCCGCCCGGTTACGCCGAGTACCTGTTCACCATGACGGAAAAAATGCCCGATTACTGGCCGAGCATGTACCACGACTTTGCACACAAGCGTCCGCTGGAGCTGGAGGCGATCTACGCCCGGCCACTGGCGGCGACGAAAGCGGCGGGCTGCGAGTTGCCGCGCATCGAGGCGTTGTATCGCCATTTGGGTTTTATCGACCGACGCAATACCTGA
- the earP gene encoding elongation factor P maturation arginine rhamnosyltransferase EarP, which translates to MPEAKPRWDIFCTVVDNFGDIGVTWRLARQLVAEHALPVRLWVDDLRAFERLCPEIDVDVVQQWQQGVEVRQWPSEWLHAEAADVVIAAFACQLPTDYMDSMAARETPPLWLNLDYLSAEDWVTGCHGLPSVKYKTVQKFFFFPGFKPGTGGLLRECGLLEQRRQFQQNRPARQHFLQGLGIDPAPDAQLISLFAYENAGLASWLDVLAADARPTHLLVPEGRILGDVARWLDVETLTVGAIHVRESLTVQVLPFVRQDQYDHLLWCCDFNAVRGEDSFVRAQWAGRPMLWHIYQQDDDIHLDKLDAFLELYTHGLSPAAAQAMNGLWRAWSAGQPIGEHWLAVRNHWPELEENAEAWCLEQALQADLATALVQFYVNWI; encoded by the coding sequence ATGCCTGAAGCGAAACCCCGCTGGGACATTTTTTGCACCGTGGTCGATAACTTCGGTGACATCGGCGTGACCTGGCGCCTGGCCCGGCAGCTGGTGGCCGAGCATGCGTTGCCGGTGCGCCTGTGGGTGGATGATCTGCGCGCGTTCGAGCGCCTCTGTCCTGAGATCGATGTCGACGTTGTGCAGCAATGGCAGCAGGGCGTCGAGGTGCGTCAGTGGCCGAGCGAGTGGCTGCACGCCGAGGCGGCCGACGTAGTCATCGCCGCCTTCGCCTGTCAGTTGCCCACTGATTACATGGACAGCATGGCTGCGCGGGAAACGCCGCCGCTGTGGCTCAACCTCGATTATCTCAGCGCCGAAGACTGGGTCACCGGCTGCCACGGCTTGCCGTCGGTAAAATACAAAACGGTGCAGAAGTTCTTTTTCTTTCCGGGCTTCAAGCCGGGCACCGGCGGCCTGCTGCGCGAATGCGGGCTGCTCGAACAGCGTCGGCAGTTTCAGCAGAATCGGCCGGCCCGGCAACATTTCCTGCAAGGTCTGGGTATTGATCCCGCGCCCGATGCGCAACTGATCTCGCTGTTTGCTTATGAAAATGCCGGGTTGGCCAGTTGGCTGGACGTGCTGGCGGCCGATGCGCGGCCGACTCACCTGCTGGTGCCGGAAGGACGGATTCTCGGCGATGTGGCGCGCTGGCTGGACGTGGAAACCCTGACGGTCGGCGCGATTCATGTGCGCGAGTCACTGACCGTGCAAGTGCTGCCGTTCGTCCGTCAGGATCAGTACGACCATCTGCTTTGGTGCTGCGATTTCAACGCGGTGCGCGGTGAAGATTCATTCGTTCGCGCGCAATGGGCGGGGCGGCCGATGCTCTGGCACATCTACCAGCAGGACGATGACATCCATCTGGACAAGCTCGATGCTTTTCTCGAGCTCTACACTCACGGCCTTTCGCCCGCTGCGGCGCAGGCGATGAACGGTCTGTGGCGAGCGTGGAGCGCCGGGCAACCGATCGGCGAGCACTGGCTGGCGGTGCGAAATCATTGGCCGGAACTCGAGGAGAACGCCGAAGCATGGTGTCTGGAACAGGCCTTGCAGGCGGATCTTGCCACGGCGCTGGTACAGTTTTATGTAAATTGGATATGA
- the oprI gene encoding outer membrane lipoprotei OprI, whose product MNNVLKFSALALAAVLATGCSSASKETEARLTATEDAAARSQARADEAYRKADEALAAAQKAQQTADEANERALRMLEKASRK is encoded by the coding sequence ATGAACAACGTTCTGAAATTCTCTGCTCTGGCTCTGGCCGCAGTTCTGGCTACCGGTTGCAGCAGCGCATCGAAAGAAACCGAAGCACGTCTGACCGCTACTGAAGACGCAGCTGCTCGCTCCCAGGCTCGTGCAGACGAAGCTTACCGTAAAGCTGATGAAGCTCTGGCTGCTGCTCAAAAAGCACAACAGACTGCTGACGAAGCTAACGAGCGTGCTCTGCGCATGCTGGAAAAAGCTAGCCGCAAGTAA
- a CDS encoding GNAT family N-acetyltransferase → MSEALSIHHDQAGHQFETTVDGHRAYLTYMDLGKQTLDIYRTFVPNALRGRGIAAALTERALQYAEEMGYTVIPSCSYVERYMERHQRRAAKI, encoded by the coding sequence ATGAGCGAGGCGTTGTCCATCCACCATGACCAGGCTGGTCATCAATTCGAGACCACTGTGGACGGTCATCGTGCTTACCTGACCTACATGGATCTGGGCAAGCAGACCCTGGATATCTATCGCACCTTCGTGCCCAATGCCCTGCGCGGCCGTGGCATTGCCGCAGCGCTGACCGAACGCGCGCTGCAATACGCCGAAGAAATGGGCTACACGGTGATCCCGTCGTGCTCCTACGTCGAGCGCTACATGGAACGCCATCAGCGTCGCGCCGCGAAGATCTGA
- a CDS encoding thioredoxin family protein, with the protein MSTDSLCRPSDIVSPSIVVESELTDFDADQRLLAMRGVSLVIFTSVGCASCRYAREVLPGMPLAIDRLCWIDAGNNGGLVERYQVFHLPALFVVRDGEFFGAVHSRLTVAEVNQAVAQALGRIAEELP; encoded by the coding sequence ATGAGCACAGACTCCCTGTGTCGGCCATCTGACATTGTTTCCCCCAGTATAGTGGTCGAATCCGAGCTGACCGACTTCGACGCCGACCAGCGGCTGCTGGCGATGCGCGGGGTTTCTCTGGTGATCTTCACCAGCGTCGGCTGCGCCAGTTGTCGCTATGCCCGCGAGGTGTTGCCGGGCATGCCGCTGGCGATCGATCGGCTGTGCTGGATCGACGCCGGCAACAACGGCGGCCTGGTCGAGCGTTATCAGGTGTTTCATTTGCCGGCGCTGTTTGTGGTGCGCGACGGCGAGTTCTTTGGCGCAGTGCACAGCCGTCTGACGGTTGCCGAGGTCAATCAGGCTGTGGCGCAGGCGCTGGGTCGAATTGCAGAGGAGTTGCCATGA
- a CDS encoding 3-deoxy-7-phosphoheptulonate synthase: protein MADLPINDLNVASNETLITPDQLKRDIPLSDAALRTVTKGREVIRNILDGTDHRLFVVIGPCSIHDIKAAHEYADRLKVLAEEVSDTLYLVMRVYFEKPRTTVGWKGLINDPYLDDSFKIQDGLHIGRQLLLDLAEKGLPTATEALDPISPQYLQDLISWSAIGARTTESQTHREMASGLSSAVGFKNGTDGGLTVAINALQSVSSPHRFLGINQEGGVSIVTTKGNAYGHVVLRGGNGKPNYDSVSVALCEQALNKAKIKPNIMVDCSHANSNKDPALQPLVMENVANQILEGNQSIIGLMVESHLNWGCQAIPKDLADLQYGVSITDACIDWSATENTLRSMHAKLKDVLPKRQRT, encoded by the coding sequence ATGGCTGATTTACCGATCAACGACCTAAACGTCGCCTCTAACGAGACCCTGATCACTCCCGATCAGCTCAAGCGTGATATCCCCCTGAGCGACGCCGCCCTGCGCACCGTCACCAAGGGCCGCGAAGTCATTCGCAACATTCTCGATGGCACCGACCACCGTCTGTTCGTCGTGATCGGCCCATGCTCGATTCACGACATCAAGGCGGCCCACGAATACGCCGATCGCCTCAAGGTGCTCGCCGAGGAAGTCTCCGACACCCTGTATCTGGTCATGCGTGTGTATTTCGAGAAGCCGCGCACCACCGTCGGCTGGAAAGGTCTGATCAACGATCCGTATCTGGACGACTCGTTCAAGATCCAGGACGGTCTGCACATCGGTCGTCAGTTGCTGCTCGACCTGGCCGAGAAAGGCCTGCCGACCGCGACCGAAGCCCTCGACCCGATCTCCCCGCAGTATCTGCAGGATCTGATCAGCTGGTCGGCCATCGGCGCACGTACCACCGAATCGCAGACTCACCGCGAAATGGCTTCCGGCCTGTCCTCGGCGGTCGGCTTCAAGAACGGCACCGACGGCGGCCTGACCGTGGCGATCAACGCCTTGCAGTCGGTGTCCAGCCCGCACCGTTTCCTCGGCATCAACCAGGAAGGTGGCGTGTCGATCGTCACCACCAAAGGCAACGCCTACGGTCACGTGGTGCTGCGCGGCGGTAATGGCAAGCCGAACTATGATTCGGTCAGCGTGGCCCTGTGCGAGCAGGCGCTGAACAAGGCGAAGATCAAGCCGAACATCATGGTCGATTGCAGCCACGCCAACTCCAACAAGGACCCGGCCCTGCAACCGCTGGTGATGGAAAACGTCGCCAACCAGATCCTCGAAGGCAACCAGTCGATCATCGGTCTGATGGTTGAGAGCCATTTGAACTGGGGCTGCCAGGCAATCCCGAAAGATCTCGCCGACCTGCAATACGGCGTGTCGATCACCGATGCCTGCATCGACTGGTCCGCCACCGAAAACACCTTGCGCAGCATGCACGCCAAGCTCAAGGACGTATTGCCGAAGCGTCAGCGCACCTAA
- a CDS encoding GreA/GreB family elongation factor, with product MNKHSVHQLILDKLRIDLDIAERAAQTAYETATHEENIAENKYDTLGLEASYLAAGQAKRVEEIRQSLALCQNLTLRAYDENRGIEVGALLGLEDEKGREQWLFLAPDAAGLKVDVVGQPVTVITPRSPLGKSLLGKFEGDEVEILVAGTRQQFAVTEVL from the coding sequence ATGAACAAACACAGCGTCCACCAGTTGATTCTCGACAAGCTGCGCATCGACCTCGACATCGCCGAACGCGCCGCGCAAACCGCTTACGAAACCGCGACCCACGAAGAAAACATCGCCGAAAACAAGTACGACACGCTGGGGCTGGAGGCGTCGTATCTGGCGGCGGGTCAGGCGAAGCGGGTTGAGGAAATCCGCCAGTCACTGGCGCTATGTCAGAACCTGACGTTGCGTGCCTACGATGAAAATCGCGGCATTGAAGTCGGCGCCCTGCTCGGCCTGGAGGACGAAAAGGGTCGCGAGCAATGGCTGTTTCTGGCGCCGGATGCGGCGGGGCTGAAAGTCGACGTGGTGGGTCAGCCGGTTACCGTCATCACCCCGCGCTCGCCGCTGGGCAAAAGCCTGCTGGGCAAGTTCGAGGGCGATGAGGTGGAGATTCTGGTGGCGGGCACCCGGCAACAGTTTGCTGTCACCGAGGTGCTCTGA